The Syntrophobotulus glycolicus DSM 8271 DNA window CCCTGGAAGCAATTTCCCCTAGAAAACTGATTAAACCGGCAAAACTGCCGGGATCAGAATGGAGCTCTTTGAGTGTACTGCCGATCACATCCTTTTTCTTGCCGCCGATTATCCTTGCATACGCTGTATTCAGATATAAATGCTCGCAATCAACAGCAACACCATTGTTTTGAATGATCCTGCCATAAAGAACCGCATCCGATATATGTTCCAACGCAATCTCAAAGGATTGTTGACAAATTTCCAAGGATGATTCCCCTTTACAATGGACTTTTTCCAAGCTGTTCTGGCCTGTTTTTCAGGGCAAGTATGCGCAATTTATCTTTGATCGGGGTTCCAGTATTTATAATTTTATCATGTATTATCTTGTTTTTGAATAAATCTTATCCAGATGTTTGGGTTATGATTTATAATAGAAATATATAACCTTACTTTGCCCGGAAAAGGAGAAAAAAATGATTAAACATTTTAATAAAGTATTAGTGGCCAACCGAGGGGAAATTGCGATAAGAGTCTTCAGGGCCTGCAAGGAACTGGGAATTCAAACGATTGCGATTTATTCCGAAGAAGACAAGTATGCTTTATTCAGGCTCAGAGCGGACGAATCCTATTTGATCGGCAAAAAGAAAAAGCCGATTGAGGTTTATCTGGGGATGGAAGAAATTATTGACCTCGCTGTGCGTAAAGGAGCAGATGCCATTCATCCCGGCTATGGTTTCTTATCGGAAAATCCGGAGTTTGCCCAAAAATGTTTTGAGGCAGGAATTGAGTTTATCGGTCCTTCGGTTCATTCCATGGTCAATATGGGGGATAAGATCAAATCCAAACTCCTGGCCCACAAGGTCGGAGTACCTACCGTCCCGGGGATTGATAAACCGATGCAATCCGTCCGGGAAGCGATCCTTTTCGCTGAGGATTACGGGTACCCTGTCATTCTGAAAGCGGCGGCAGGCGGCGGAGGCCGGGGCATGAGAGTGGTTTACAGTCAGAAAGACCTGGAACGCGAATTTTACAGTGCCCAAAATGAATCCCGTAAAGCTTTCGGCATTGACGAGATTTTCATTGAGAAATATCTGGATAGGCCCAAACATATCGAGGTCCAGATCCTTGCCGATAAACACGGTCAGATCGTTCATTTATATGAACGGGACTGTTCTATTCAAAGAAGGCATCAAAAAATTCTGGAATTTGCCCCCGCTATCGCGATATCCGCGGCATTGCGGGAAAGGCTGTGCAATGACGCCCTGAAAATCGCCCGGGCAGCGGAGTATATTAATGCCGGCACCATAGAGTTTTTGGTGGACAAAAACGAAAACCACTATTTTATTGAAATGAACCCCCGCATCCAGGTCGAACATACCATTACGGAGATGATTACGGGTATTGACATTGTCCAAAGCCAGGTCTTAATTGCTCAAGGCTACCCGCTTGATTCCCCGGAAATCGGCATACCTTCCCAGGAATCGGTCGATCTCAGAGGCTACTCCATCCAGTGCCGCATAACAACAGAAGACCCTTTGGCAAACTTTGCCCCCGATACAGGCAAAATAGAGACGTACCGGACAAGCTCAGGTTTTGGCATCCGGCTGGACGGCGGAAACGGCTACACAGGATCAACCATATCTCCCTATTACGACAGCCTGCTGGTAAAGATTATTTCCTGGTCCAGAACTTTTGAAAATGCGACGAGAAAAGCAATTCGTTCAATTAAGGAAATTAATATCAAGGGTGTAAAAACAAATGAAGCCTTTCTGATTAATGTTCTTAACCATGAAAGATTCCTGAGCGGGGAATGCGACACTCATTTTATTGATGATACGCCCGAGCTTTTTGACATCAAACCGAAAAAAGATTATGAAACCAAGATTCTCAGGTTCATCGGTGAAAAAATTGTCAATGAAGTCAGAAATACCAAAAAGGACTACAATATCGCCCCTGTTCCCAAAATAACCGTGCCGGAAAATTTGACGGGCCTCAGACAAATTTTGCAGGAGAAAGGGGCCCGGGGATTTGCCGCCTGGGTAAAAAACCAGGAGAAGCTGCTTTTGACCGATACCTCTTATCGTGATGCCCACCAGTCTTTACTGGCGACCAAGGTCAGAACCAAGGACATGCTGAAGATCGCGGAGGCCACTTCTGTTCTGGCTAAGGATTTATTTTCCCTTGAAATGTGGGGAGGAGCTACCTTTGATGTTTCCTACAGGTTCTTAAGAGAGTCTCCCTGGAGAAGACTGCAGGCTTTGCGAAAGCTTATTCCCAATATTCCGTTTCAAATGCTTCTCAGGGGGTCCAATGCCGTTGGTTATACCAATTATCCCGATAACCTGATCAGAGCCTTTATCCAGGAATCGGCGGAACAGGGCATTGATATTTTCCGAATCTTTGACAGCCTGAACTGGCTTAAAGGGATGGAGATTGCTTTTGATGAAGTCCTCAAGACCGGCAAGGTCGCCGAAGTGTGTTTTTGTTATACCGGCGATATATTGGATGAAAAACGGGATAAATTCTCTTTGCAGTATTATGTAAACATCGCTAAGGAAATCGAACGAATGGGCGCTCATATCCTCGGGATCAAAGATATGGCCGGGCTGCTCAAGCCATATGCCGCCGCCAAGCTGATTCGGGCCCTCAAAGAAGAAATCTCTATTCCGATCCACCTTCATACTCATGATACCAGCGGCAATGGCGTGGCTACTCTGCTGATGGCTGCCGAAGAGGGCGTAGATATTGTGGATACTGCCTTTAACCCCCTAGCAGGCTTGACCAGCCAGCCGGCTTTGAACTCCATCGTCGCCGCTTTGGAAAACACCGAGCTTGATACAGGGATCAATCTGATGGATATTCAAAAGATCTGCAGCTACTGGCGGGAAGCGCGAAGTGTGTACACCCAGTTTGAATCGGAATTAAAATCCGGGACGGCCGAGGTCTATAAATATGAAATCCCCGGCGGGCAGTATTCCAACCTTAAGCCCCAGGTTGAAAGCTTTGGTCTGGGCCATAAATTTCAAGAAATCAAGGAAATGTACCGGGAGGTGAATGATCTTCTCGGAGATATCATCAAAGTGACCCCGACGTCCAAAGTGGTCGGAGACCTGGCCATATTTATGGTGCAAAACGGTCTGAACAGCGAGAACATTTTGGAAAAAGGGAGGAACCTCGCTTTTCCCGATTCTGTCGTCGACTATTTTCGCGGTATGATGGGCCAGCCGCTCGGCGGTTTTCCCGAAGATCTGCAAAGCATGGTTTTAAAGGGGGAAAAACCGATCACTTGCCGGCCCGGGGAAATCCTCAAGGATATCGATCTTGACCATATTACGGAGAAGCTCAACTCGGAGTTTATGTCCGAAGCCAACATCAGAAACGCCATAAGCTATGCTCTCTATCCCAAGGTATACAGTGATTATCTGCAGTCTTTATCAGAATACGGCCACCTTTATAACCTGGAGAGCCACGTCTTCTTCTATGGCCTGCGGGAGGGTGAAACCTGTGAGATTGACCTTGATGAAGGAAAAGTAATGATTCTCAAGCTTGTAGAGGTTCATGCCGTTGATGAGGAAGGCTATAAAAACGTCGTCTTTGAGGTCAATGGAAACAGGCGGGAAATGAAGATATTTGATAAGAATTTCGAAGAAAGCGAAAAAATCGATAAAACTCTTATGGCTGATCCGAATAATCCGTCTGAGGTCGGTTCTTCCATTTCCGGAAGCATAGCGAAAATATTTGTCAGTGAAGGAGAAAAGGTCACCAAGAAACAAAGCCTGATTATTATTGACGCCATGAAAATGGAAACCAATCTGATCGCGCCTGTTGACGGAGAAATTGAGAAGATCTTTATCTCCGAGGGCCAGCTGGTTAAGTCCGGCCAGCTTATCCTCAAAATAAAACAGGATTCCTGAACAAAAGGGCATTTATTTTTTAGCAATAAATAAATGTCCTTTTCTCTTGACCGCCTGCCTACTTCGTCATACTATAAGGTTAATCTCAGATCAATTTCCCGGATAGCGGAGGTGAATCCATGACGGTCCTGCTCGAGGGTAAAGACATCCGCAAGACCTATCAGACCGGCGAAGTAACGGTAGCTGTTTTAAAGGGACTTAACTTTCAAATTCTGCAGGGGGAGTTTATTGTCGTTCTCGGCCAAAGCGGCTCAGGCAAAACTACCCTGCTTAATATTTTGGGGGGCATGACCAAGGCCACCTCCGGCGAGCTTTTCTATAAAGGACATCCGCTTCATCAAGCCAGTGATAAAGAGCTGACTCTTTACCGCCGCAATGAAGTGGGTTTTGTTTTTCAGCACTATAATCTGATGTCTAACCTGACCGCTTACGAAAATGTCAAGCTGGCTTGGGAAATTGCCGAAAATCCTTTGTCTATTGAGGAAATCTTAGGGGATGTGGGCCTTAAGGACTGGTCCGCCCATTTTCCTTCCCAGCTTTCCGGCGGGCAGCAGCAAAGGATTGCCATAGCCCGGGCCATTGTCAAAAATCCGGAGCTCCTTCTTTGTGATGAACCTACAGGGGCTTTGGATATTCAGACGGGGATTCAGGTTCTCAAAGCTCTCCAAAAGCTGAATAGGGAATACCGCAAAACCGTACTGATCATTACTCATAATGCGGAAATCTCTAAGATGTCTAACCGGGTTTTTTATCTGAAAGACGGTCTCCTGGACCGGATTGTTGTCAATGAGCATCAGATTCAGCCTGAAGATATTACATGGTAATCGGTATGGTGCTGTTTTCATGTTGACCTGCATAGTTGCATTTCAATTTTTATGATGAAATGGGGCCGCCTTATGGCTGTGCTGAACAGGAAAACGATCAGGGAAATTAAGGAGAACAGAGGTGTGTATTTCGCCTGCATGGTCGTGATCGCCATTGGGCTGATCGCTTATGCCTCTATGTCTATTGTTCTGGAAAATCTCCAACGCGCCCAAAATGTTTTTTATACAGAGACTCACTTTGCTGACGGCTTTATTCAATTGACCGGCTATCCTGAGAATAAGGTAAGCGGTCTTTCCCATATTTCCGGAATCGATGTGATCGAAGGACGGATCGTGAAAGATGTCCGTATTTTTGAAGAAAAAACCGATTCCAACCGCTCCCTGCGTTTGGTTTCTTTGAATACATCCGACCCTAAGCTTGATCTCGTTCACCTTTCCAGCGGCAGAATACCTGAGGATAATTCTGCCGAAATGCTTGTTGATCCAAAGTTTTTTGCGGCAGGCAAGTTTCATCTGGGTGATCCGCTTACTCTTATTTTGGAAGGCAAAAGGGCGACCTTCACCATTGTAGGCACTGCTCAGAATCCGGAGTTTATTTATGCTATGCGCAATGCTCAGGACATCTATCCCGATCCTTCATCCTTCGGTATTGCCTATGTTCCCACAGCTTCCCTCAAATCGCTTGTTAAAGAATCGGGGCAGGTCAATGATCTGATTTTCTCCTTAAAGCCGGGAACTGATTTTACGGCCGTGAAAAATCAGCTGCAGACTGAACTGGCTCCTTACGGTGTGCAAAGTATCATCCCCCGTGAAGATCAAACAAGCCACTTTATCCTGAACAATGAATTGACCCAGTTGAAGGGAACAACGAAAACCCTGCCGGTGATTTTCCTGGGAGTAGCGGCCATCATCCTCTATACCATGCTCAGAAGGCTGATTGAGCAGCAAAGAGTCGCCATCGGCACACTCAAGGCTTTTGGCCATACCAACAGGGAGATCATTTTCCACTACCTCTCTTATCCCTTGCTGATCGGCTTTATCGGCGGGTTAATGGGCGGCCTGACCGGTATTGCTTTATCCTTCCCTCTGACTTCTCTGTATGAGGAGTTCTTTGCCCTCCCCGGCCTGCAAAGCTCCTTTTCCCTGAAATATCTTTTTTGGGGAATCGTTCTCTCCCTCTTTTTCAGTTTGATCAGCGGCATCAGGGCCTGCCTGGATATCCTGCGCCTGGAACCGGCTTCGGCGATGCGTCCTCCTGTCCCCACCGCAGCCCGCAAGACTCCCCTCGAAAAAGTATCTTTGATCTGGAACAGCTTTTCCGCCCAAACCCAGATGGGGGTGCGCAATACTTTCCGTTCTCCCGTCAGAAGCATGATTACTGTGCTTGCTCTGGCAGTTGTCTACAGCATGATGGCGGTATCCTGGTCCATCCAGAGCATGTCGGATAAGCTGACCACTTTTCAGTATGAACAGGTTCAGACTTATGATGTCAAAATCTCCATGCAAGCCCCTTCCGCCATGCGCGCGGTAAGAAATACCCTGGCCCGTGAACCGGGCGTTACTGAGGTTGATCCTGTCCTGGAAGCGCCGGCCACAATCAAAAATCAATGGCTGGAAAAAGAAGTCGTCATTATGGGGCTTCCCCGGGAAACCACGCTGTACAATATTCTTGATCAAAATGAAAACCGGGTAGAGGTCCCCGAAAGCGGAATTCTGCTCTCCGAACATCTGGCGGACCTTCTTCAGGTGAAAACCGGGGATTCCGTTATTGTGGAAAGTTCCCTGAATCGAGAACTTATTGCTGATACTCCCCGTACGATAGCTGTCCAGGGTATTGTTCCTCAATACATCGGCCTCAATGCTTTCATGGACATTGATTCCCTGCAGGATTTTCTCCGGCAGGGTGAAATCAGTACTTCCATGCTGATAAAAATAGATCCTGAACAGTTAAGCGCCTTAAAAAGCAAGTACCGCGACGCCGGCCAGGTTGCCACGTTAGAATCCATTCAGGAAAATGCCGAGAAAATTAAGCAGATGATGGAATCCTACAACTTTACTACTTATTTTTTGGCGGTTATTGCCGGAATCGCCGGCTTTGCCCTGATTTATAATTCCAGTATCATTTCCCTTTCGGAAAGAAAAAGGGAATTGGCCTCTTTATCTGTTCTCGGTCTTACGCCCAGGGAAATATTGCAGGTGATTATCTCCGAACAGTGGACGCTCAGCCTGTCCGGAATTCTTTTGGGCATCCCTCTGGCTTATGCTCTGCTGGCCGGAATGGCCAAATCCTTAAGTACCGATCTCTACAGTATTCCGGCCGATCTGCCGCCTTCTGCTTTATTGTGGGCTGCCGCGGGGACGGTCATTTTTGTTTGGATCGCTCAAAACCAGACCTTCCGCAGGATCAAGTCCCTTCCTTTTGTCGAAATCCTTGCGGTTCAAGAATAAAATCGCCGCTTGAGCCAAACAATCCTGTTTATACTTTTTCCCGGTAAACGCAGTCTCAAATTTATTTTTAGGAGGACTGAATATGAGTGGAGAACAGTTGAACATTTCTCAGCGCAAATCCGGGGTATTTCAAGATTTTTTCTTGAAAAAATACTCTTTGTTCAAAAACCCGAAAAGAAAAAGATTGCTGATTTTCGTTTTTGTGCTCTGCCTTATTGTCCTTTTTAGCCTAGTCTACAGTTTCTTACCTCTGCAAGGAAGGCTGCTGACTGTCACTCCTCAAGAATTCAGCAAGGGATTTACGGAAGAGGCTCAGGTTCTCCCGTCCAATGAATTATTAATTTACAATCAGGTTGATGGAAAAATAAAAACCATTTCTGTGCAAAACGGGGATCAGGTTAAGAAAGGCCAGGTCCTTCTGGAAATTGATACTGTTGATTTAAGCTATCAGCTGAGTGCCCTCACTGCCCAATTGGGCAGTATTGAGGGACAACGCCAGCAGACCGGCGGCGCATCCGCCGAAGCGAATATCAACCAACAAAGATTGCTGCTTGAACAAGCGGAAAAAGATGCTCTGGCCCAAGAGCAGTCCCTTAACCGTGCCAAAGCCCTCTATGGGACCGGTGCCATTTCCCTTGTTCAATTTGAGGAAGAGGAACGCCTGAATGAAAAGGCCAGGAATAACCTGGCCCAGCAAAAAAATGCCTTGGAGCTGCTCAACCATAACAAATCAGGTTCGGAATTATATTTTGACAGTCAAAAAAATGCGCTAAGCGCTCAAATTTCCCAGTTAACAGAAAAAATCAAAAATGCCAGGATTTCAGCTCCCCAAGATGGCTATATTAAGGATCTGACCTTTAAAGAAGGTTCCATGATCTCTTTGGGGCAGTACCTGCTGAGTGTTTATCAAAACCAGGGCTACAAGCTGGAAAGCTACGTCCTGGCCAGTGATGTCCTGGGAATCCGATCCGGGGACCCTGTGGAGCTGGTTCAAGACACGGGCGACGGGAAAAAAACCTTAGCGGCTAAAATTGAACACATAGATTCTTCCGCTGTTGAGCGAATTTCCCCTCTCGGTCTGACAGAAAACCGGGTTAAGGTTACCCTGCTTCTCCAGAGTAATGCTCCTGTTGTTCTGGGAAGCAGCATGGATGCCCGATTTACGACTGCTCAGGAATCCAATCAGCTTATTGTCCCAAAAACCGCGGTTTTTTCTTATCAGGACGGCTATGCGGTATGGACTGTCGAACAGGGAAAAGCAAAAATCCAACCCGTTACCAAAGGGTTGGAAAATGATCAGTCGGTGATTATTCAAGAAGGTCTGACTGCCGGAGCTCTGGTTTTGCTCGATACTGAATTGACGGGGCTTAAGGAAGGAAAACGGATTAATGCCGGTTAACGCCTCTCAGATTTTGCTGAAGGCCTGGCAGGCTCATTCATAAGTCACGGCAATCTCGGCGATCATTTGCTCAAAATCATTGAGCTCATCAATAAATTGATTGATGACATTTTCATCGAATTGGGTGTAGCCGGACAAAATTTTTGGCAAAAAGGGACAAGATTTTTGGCAAAAATTACACCGTTTCTCAGAAGTATTTCCGAGGTATCGTTCGCTTGCATCGACCGCCCCGGAGGGGGTGATTCATGCAAAAGAGCGAGGCCATTTAAGACATCCGGGAGGGAGCAGCCGCGAGGCCGCCCCTCCTTTTGTCTTGCCCGGTTTAAGCGGTCTATGCGCCTTCCACTTCAGCCGCCAGATACTCAGCCACCGGGACGATGTACTCTTCAGGGAGGGACTCGATGTCCCTTTTCTCCCTCTTAATGAGTGCAGCGTATACGGGAATCATGTAATTCTTGACTGCTGCCATTACTGCCCGCCTCCTTGTGTTAGTGTATTGACACGCTCTTCAAGCGCGGCAATCCTTGCATTTGCTTCAAGCAATTCCTCAAACAGTCCGGCCACGGCCTCATAGAGGTCGATATTTAGTTCTTGGGCCTTTTCTACCTTTTCCCTCTTGATTTCAGAGAGAGGCTTTGGATTTAACAATTCAGGCATTACTCAAACGCACCTCCAAATCCATTTATTGAGACTTCGCCTTCATATCCGGGGTTTTTGACAATATGGAAGCGGATGTTTACGCCCCATCTTGTCGCCGTTTTCTCCGCATTGATGAAGTTATAGACTCGGTTGATGAAGACCTGCGCTGTGATGTCTTCCCATGTCGGATTGTCGTCAAAAGCGTTATTACAAGCGTACACGTAGGCCTCCGCGCCCTCGATGTGCCATGTTGGAGTGACAAGGACTTTGGTTGCCATCGCATCGGTCTCGAACGGAGTCGGGAACTCGAACAGGATTTCCGTCTCGTTCTTGCTGAAGTTGAAGACTCTAATCGACGTCGCAAAATTGGTGTCTACAGCCTCAATCTTGAGGGAGTGTGACCCGTTTGTCAGCATGAGCCACTTTTCCTCCGTGAGGGTGATTGTGGCCTCTGTGCCGAGCTCTGCGGTGTATGCTCGGATGACAGTATCGTCAATTTTTTCGGTGATAATCACCGCATCGCCTTCGACGTCGTTCACAATGTAGGTCTTTGAGAAGGCTCCCGTCTGTTGACCGAGGTCTTCATCCACTCCCGAGATGCTCGGCGCGGCGTTTACGCGCTTGAAAGTGTATGTCCTGTACGCCGTGCCACCCTTGCCGTCGCTGACCTCAATCCGAGCCGTGTTGACCGAGTTGAGAGCTAAGCTGAAGAGCTTTTCGTTCGTGATTTCAAGCGTGAGCGTCTGTCCTTTCGGGGCGTTGTTTATCGTTCTGAGCGTTTCAGTATTGAGTTTCTCGACAACTGTCAGTGTGTCTCCGTCCGTGTCATTAACCGTGTACTCAATCTGAAAGCCGAGGTTTTTATCCCCGAGGTTTTGGTCACTTCCCGAGACGGTCGGAGCTGCGTTCACTCTTTGGAACGTCCATACTCTTGTAGCCGTGCCGCCCTTGCCGTCATTGACCGTTACGGAGACGGTATGAGTGCCGAGGCTGAGGCTTGTGACCGGGACGTTGATGCTGTATGTTTGCCCCCGGACTGCATTCGTGAAGGTGTTTGTCTGCACGCCGTCGCGGTATTCCGTTACTGTGAGCACGTCGGACGCATCGGTGTCATTGACCGTGTAGGTGATTACAAAGTCCGCGTTTTTGTCCCCGAGATTTCGGTCTATGTCAGAAATCAATGGGGCAGTATTCAGTACTTCAAGGACGGGCCGCCAGCCGACGATGTCGGTGCGATTCGACTGCCCATTGTTGTTCCAATAGCGGGCCGAAATGTAGCCGCGAAGCGCACGGGTAGCGGTGTTGCCTGTGTAGGTCTCTTGACACCATGAATACATACCCGCCCAATGCCAAAAATCGCCATGAGTGCTCGTGTAGTCAGCCGTTGCAAGGGTAGAGTCAAGGTCTGCCGAAGTGGGAGCAGGGAGCCCTGTGATGACCTCCTCGCGGGTGACGAATCTGTCCCACTCGTTTGTAGCCGGAGAACCGCCGGAGTAGGCGTCCGTTCCGCTCCTGTAGTTGCTGCCGCCCGTCAGAGCTCTCAGCTTGTACTCGGCCCCGTCAATAGTGATGGTTTTGCCAAAAATACGATTGTCGCCGTTGAGGTCGTCCCACGACACATTAGCCAGGATGACCCTGTCACAAATAAGAAGGGTCTTGTCTCCGTCCTTGATTTTGTGCCATTTGAGCTGATTCGCTTCAGTTCCCGGAGTGTTGCCGATAGTCCAGCTTGACATCGTGGTCAAGGTGTTAAAGTCGGCAATGTCTCCGACTGTACTCTGACCTGTCGGCGCGGAGCTGATGCGCCACGGTTTAGTGGGGCGAGGTTGGATTACTCCGCTCTTGTACAGGCCGCCGAGATTGATTGTTCCGAGATATTCTGCCAAAATAAATCTCTCCTTCCACTTTGATATAGGGGTATGGTGCGAAAATCTTCTTGCAGAGGTTGAAGCTGCATGACCAGCGTGCATATCCGAGCCATGAGCTCACGGCCTGAACGACTTCCTTCTTGGTCATTTCCCCGGCCTTTTGCTTTTCGTCCATACGCTTAATGCGTCGCTTCATCGCCTGTTTTGATTTATCCCTCAATAGGCGGTGAGTCGTCCAGATTTTGAAGCCATAGGCATTGACGCCCTGCTCCAACGGGAAAATCTTGGTCTTTTGGTTAGTCTCAAGCCCGAGTCGCTCCTCAAGGAACGTCTTGATTTTTTTGAGGTACTCCTGGGCCTGTTCCTTCGTTGGCGTCACGATGCAAACATCGTCCATGTACCGGGTGTAATACTTCACCTTGAGGAACCTCACGCAATACTGGTCGAGCTTGTCGAGGTAGATGTTCGCCATGTCCTGCGAGGTCACGTTCCCGAGCGGTATTCCTTTTTCTCCTTCCGGGCTTGAGTCAATGATTTTGTTAAGGAGCCGGAGAAGTTTTTCGTCCTTGATTTTCTTTTGAAGGATTCTCTTCAGGATGTCCCTGTCGATAGAGTAAAAGAACTTTTTGACATCTATTTTGAGAATCCATCCTCCGCCGTGCTTCCATTTGCACAACCTCATGTTATGCTGAAGGTGTTCGACCGCCCTGTGATTCCCTTTGTCCTCTTGGCAAGCAAACGAGCCTTTGATAAATACCGGCTTATAGACTTCCTTGAGAACGCTGTGAACCGCGAATTGCACGGTCTTGTCCCGAATATGAGGAGCGGAGATATTTCTCTCTTTCGGCTCGAAAACCTTGAATCGAATGTACTTCCCGACCTCATATTCTTCATCCTTGAGGTCTCGCCACAAGTGGACGAGATTCCTCTCCCTGCACATATCGAAGATGACGGCTTCCTTTTGGAATTTCCGCGCTCCTCGTTGTGTCTCACGGTATCCTTTCGCTATGTTGTCGTAGTCAACAACTGCGTCAAACAGCGGGCTTTTAGTAGTGTTCGTCATAATGGCATCCCTTTCATGAAGCGGCTTGGCAGTTATGACATTGTTCATGTGTTTACACCGTTTCCACAGTGAAGGATTGCCCCTCCCTTGAAGTATAACAAGGACTCGCCGATGAAGCCGTGACCGCATCGGACGAAAGACTTACAGGGCGGGCCGCCAGCCGACGTTGTCGTTGCGATTCGACTGCCCATTGTTGTTCCAATAGCGGGCCGAATTGTAGCCGCGAATCGCACGGTTAGCGGTCAAACAGGGACAACCCTGTGAGTAGTTACTTTTTCCCGTAGTGGGCCTTTATCAGACCCCCGCATATGCGCCCGAGCTCGGAGATTTTCTCTTGCAGCTCATAGGCTTTCTTTTGGGTGATGTACTTCTGATTCCTCGCCATCCCAAAATGAATGAGCAGGAGCTTCAGGTCTGCGTCCACCTCCCGGAGGTAATGGATGCGGTCATCCGTCTTGAGTGCGCTGTACATCATAGTGTTTCGGATGACCCTGTAACATGCCTGTTTTATCTCTTGGCAGAGGCAAAACTTCTCGGACTGCGGGAAGTTCCTCAAAAGGGGATAAATCCTGTCAAGGAAGATTTCAGCTTTCTTCTGAAGCATGGAAGGCTCCACGAATCAAACACCTCTTTTCCCGCAATCTCTCAAGTTCTTGGACGTCTCCGTAATACTCGCATCCGTAGTCGGTGAGCTTGATTGTCGCTTTCTTGTCTGTCCCTGTGATGATGCCGGAGATGATGAAGTCATCATCCTTGAGGCCGGAGCAATCACCGTCGCATAAAGGAACCAATTCACTGAACAAGTTCCCTATCATGCAGCTCAGCTCCCTCCTCGGGCACGCCACTTTATACATAGATTTTCCGCGCCACCGGGTCATAGATGCCGTTGCTGAGCTTGATGTTGCTGAGCGAGCTGAAGTTCTCAATAAACACGTTGTTGGTCATATTATTCAAGGTTGCATCCTTGACGACCTTGAGCTCAGCCTGAAGCTGTGCAATAGAGGCATCCTGAGTTATGGTCTGCGCGGTGACTGCCTGGATGCCGTCGTCCATATGACCGAGATTGTTCTCGCTCAGCGGCGTCCCGTTCTGGATGACTTCGCCCGTTTCCTCGTCGACGACATGGTCTTTCCATCCGACTTTGCTATAAGGATTCAACACTTTCAACCTCCATTTCTGTAAAGCGGTACTTAAAGGCTACATAGAGCCCCTTG harbors:
- a CDS encoding reverse transcriptase/maturase family protein is translated as MNNVITAKPLHERDAIMTNTTKSPLFDAVVDYDNIAKGYRETQRGARKFQKEAVIFDMCRERNLVHLWRDLKDEEYEVGKYIRFKVFEPKERNISAPHIRDKTVQFAVHSVLKEVYKPVFIKGSFACQEDKGNHRAVEHLQHNMRLCKWKHGGGWILKIDVKKFFYSIDRDILKRILQKKIKDEKLLRLLNKIIDSSPEGEKGIPLGNVTSQDMANIYLDKLDQYCVRFLKVKYYTRYMDDVCIVTPTKEQAQEYLKKIKTFLEERLGLETNQKTKIFPLEQGVNAYGFKIWTTHRLLRDKSKQAMKRRIKRMDEKQKAGEMTKKEVVQAVSSWLGYARWSCSFNLCKKIFAPYPYIKVEGEIYFGRISRNNQSRRPVQERSNPTSPH
- the avd gene encoding diversity-generating retroelement protein Avd — protein: MLQKKAEIFLDRIYPLLRNFPQSEKFCLCQEIKQACYRVIRNTMMYSALKTDDRIHYLREVDADLKLLLIHFGMARNQKYITQKKAYELQEKISELGRICGGLIKAHYGKK
- a CDS encoding CD1375 family protein, which produces MAAVKNYMIPVYAALIKREKRDIESLPEEYIVPVAEYLAAEVEGA